In Chryseobacterium lactis, a single genomic region encodes these proteins:
- a CDS encoding RagB/SusD family nutrient uptake outer membrane protein — MKKIFLPLLLLSITACNIDRSPYDSQESEIILNDPTGLQTITLGNYALLKGDASGGGFFNNLYRIGEYGGDNIDISGTTTDEFFYYYNYRSIKNNGRSNAIWNAGYKSIIGCNKVILKIPEGKDAATDQLIGENYFLRAYVYFSLVNVFGKPYNQGTSNPGVPLKISDDVNDLPARATVGQIYDQVVSDLKKAEQLMTVDKDNIYASKKAAQALLSRVYLYMENNDKAIEYAEKVINSGKYSLLSNADLPSYATKTPETNKETIFAFKYNRDGDYSDGWYTIGSMYANIQNVGWGEMYASSSYLDVINQNPQDARLKFISPKYNSPTTPVAYWVQQGTNSTGGITYNYIFQKTFQQGGNTYFTINNVNYQVLSEVLPSKTSYYFMNSNNTKTYINLDNDMDKRNGYPKFYILKCSLQEGVPQLWSPVILRLAEIYLNRAEAYAKKGNSAAALTDINVIRTRAGIPVYSSVPSGQTILDIVLQERRLELAFEAHRKYDIFRNKLTLDRNYPGTHLNGNNPFYTVPSTNNRIIEYIPEQQIQIQPNLTQNPD, encoded by the coding sequence ATGAAAAAAATATTCTTACCATTACTATTATTATCAATAACCGCCTGTAATATAGACCGGTCACCTTATGATTCTCAAGAATCAGAAATAATACTGAACGACCCAACAGGATTACAAACCATTACGCTTGGAAACTACGCTCTTTTAAAAGGAGATGCATCTGGTGGAGGATTTTTCAATAACCTTTACAGAATTGGCGAATATGGCGGCGACAATATTGATATCAGCGGAACAACCACTGATGAGTTTTTCTATTATTATAATTACAGAAGTATTAAAAATAATGGCCGTTCAAATGCAATATGGAATGCAGGCTATAAATCAATTATTGGCTGCAACAAGGTCATTTTAAAAATTCCTGAAGGAAAAGATGCAGCAACAGATCAATTGATTGGGGAAAATTATTTTCTGAGAGCTTACGTGTACTTCTCTCTGGTCAATGTATTTGGCAAACCTTACAATCAAGGAACCAGCAACCCGGGAGTGCCATTGAAAATATCTGACGATGTGAACGATTTACCTGCCCGGGCAACAGTAGGACAAATTTACGATCAGGTAGTTAGTGACCTGAAAAAAGCAGAACAGCTGATGACCGTGGATAAAGATAATATTTATGCATCTAAAAAGGCTGCACAGGCACTCCTTTCCCGGGTATACCTTTATATGGAAAATAATGATAAAGCCATTGAATATGCTGAAAAGGTGATTAATTCAGGAAAGTATTCATTATTATCTAATGCTGACCTACCGTCTTACGCAACTAAAACGCCGGAAACAAACAAAGAGACGATTTTCGCTTTTAAATACAATAGAGATGGCGATTATAGTGACGGCTGGTATACCATAGGATCTATGTATGCCAATATTCAAAATGTAGGCTGGGGAGAAATGTATGCCTCTTCTTCCTATTTAGATGTAATTAATCAAAACCCTCAGGATGCAAGATTAAAATTCATTTCACCCAAATACAACAGCCCTACAACACCCGTTGCCTATTGGGTGCAGCAAGGTACCAATTCCACGGGTGGAATAACTTATAACTACATTTTCCAGAAAACCTTTCAACAGGGAGGAAATACCTATTTCACCATAAATAATGTGAATTATCAGGTGCTATCAGAAGTTTTGCCATCCAAAACCAGTTATTATTTCATGAATTCAAATAATACTAAGACGTATATTAACCTGGATAATGATATGGATAAAAGAAACGGATATCCGAAATTTTATATCCTAAAATGTTCACTACAGGAAGGAGTACCCCAATTATGGTCACCGGTCATTTTAAGATTGGCTGAAATATATCTTAACCGGGCTGAAGCTTACGCTAAAAAAGGAAATTCTGCAGCTGCACTAACTGATATTAATGTGATCCGAACAAGAGCTGGAATTCCCGTGTATTCTTCTGTTCCTTCTGGGCAAACCATTTTAGATATCGTTCTACAGGAAAGAAGACTTGAATTAGCTTTTGAAGCTCATAGAAAATATGACATATTCAGAAATAAACTGACCCTTGACAGAAATTATCCGGGAACGCATTTAAACGGAAATAATCCTTTTTACACAGTTCCTTCTACCAACAACAGAATTATTGAATATATTCCGGAACAGCAAATACAGATACAGCCTAATCTGACTCAGAATCCGGATTAA
- a CDS encoding SusC/RagA family TonB-linked outer membrane protein, protein MNKKTNRLTTGGYFFLVCGVLSAQTTVKKDTLQENKIEDIVIVGYKAQKRSSLTAAVSVISDKKLKDSNTPDVAGLLQGKAAGAQILPGGGNPGSTASVKIRGTSTINGPSQALWVVDGVMMNGVPNLDPNQIESINILKDATSTALYGSRGANGIVQVFTKSGTSGKGSLNISVNNSFNTFNNGRFKLMDGTQLYDYFTSLKNAPSIPGGLRNPGYNWLKDGTQTGAVQNYTIDFRGGSQNSKTYISGNYYDESGTVKSYDYNRLSFRINHEQTVRPWLILRPKLSLAYTERKNRQGSLEEMYLNMPWDNPRNSEGNLINPNTFNGTWYGRDYANYLYDLQWNYSKSNQLDLIGNFDAEIKLTDYLKFITTNNVTYKNYDDMSYTDPRSIAGESIKGGLTESYVKDISKFFNQMLRFDKDFGVHNVNALAAYEYTDRIYKISKAGVYGIVPGSEIFDNGATTGQKPSGKKYDKAYNAFLFNAEYVYDKKYFVQGSLRSESSSAFGLSQRNGLFYSYSAGWNIHKEKFFQVKQINEWKLRASRGLVGNTPSPNYGWQDLYALTQVYNGQIGATWNQLGNKDLTWESIYQNNIGTDIRAFNNRLSINVDYFNNKTKNLLVLVTLPSLTGVDRQYLNVGDVKNEGWEFNFNYALIKSKAVNWDVGFNISTYKNRVLSTRNNSTQLLSNNQVAIVGNDVTSFYMRKWMGVNPDNGAAQWEVVNADGSKSITTNYNQATLQIVGAATPDYYGSFTTNLSINNFYLNANIYFSQGGQIYNSYRELFDSDGAYPYYNQMVLQNGWSRWEKPGDVATHPVATFNNNTLTNKPSSRYLEDASYMKLRSLRLGYNFPQSLTEKLHVRSLSLYIMGENLFTITKFSGVDPEVGPSDADKRDGNPYSGNAGAIYPIPRRFSLGLNFSF, encoded by the coding sequence ATGAATAAAAAAACTAACCGTTTGACGACGGGTGGGTATTTCTTTTTAGTATGCGGAGTGTTATCTGCTCAAACTACCGTAAAAAAAGATACCCTTCAGGAAAACAAGATTGAAGATATTGTTATAGTAGGATACAAAGCCCAGAAGAGGTCCAGCTTAACAGCAGCCGTTTCAGTTATTTCTGATAAAAAGCTAAAAGACTCCAATACCCCGGATGTAGCAGGTCTTTTACAGGGAAAAGCGGCAGGCGCTCAAATTTTGCCTGGAGGTGGCAATCCTGGATCCACAGCAAGTGTAAAAATCAGAGGAACCTCAACGATTAATGGTCCTAGTCAGGCTTTATGGGTAGTAGACGGCGTTATGATGAATGGAGTACCCAATCTTGACCCCAACCAGATTGAAAGTATTAACATTTTGAAGGACGCCACCTCCACTGCTCTATATGGTTCCCGTGGAGCGAACGGAATTGTACAGGTCTTCACAAAATCCGGAACCTCAGGTAAAGGCTCTCTTAATATTTCAGTAAATAACTCTTTCAATACATTCAATAATGGGCGCTTTAAACTGATGGATGGCACTCAATTGTACGATTACTTTACCTCTCTTAAAAATGCTCCATCTATTCCCGGAGGACTGAGAAATCCCGGTTATAACTGGCTGAAAGACGGCACGCAGACAGGAGCCGTACAAAACTACACCATAGACTTCAGAGGAGGTTCTCAAAATTCCAAAACCTATATATCAGGTAATTATTATGATGAAAGCGGAACAGTAAAAAGCTACGATTATAACAGACTGTCTTTCAGAATCAATCATGAACAAACAGTAAGACCCTGGTTAATTTTAAGACCCAAACTAAGCTTAGCATATACAGAAAGGAAAAACAGACAAGGCTCCCTTGAAGAAATGTATCTCAATATGCCCTGGGACAATCCAAGAAACTCTGAAGGAAATTTAATAAACCCCAATACCTTTAACGGAACATGGTACGGAAGAGACTACGCTAATTATTTATATGACCTGCAGTGGAATTATAGCAAGAGTAACCAATTAGACCTTATTGGAAATTTTGACGCAGAAATTAAATTGACAGATTATCTGAAATTTATTACCACAAATAATGTCACTTATAAAAATTACGATGACATGTCTTATACAGATCCAAGATCAATAGCAGGCGAGAGTATTAAAGGCGGACTGACTGAATCTTATGTTAAAGATATCAGTAAATTTTTCAATCAGATGCTGAGATTTGATAAAGATTTTGGGGTTCACAATGTCAATGCCCTGGCAGCATACGAATATACGGACCGAATCTACAAAATATCCAAAGCAGGGGTTTATGGTATTGTTCCGGGATCAGAAATCTTCGATAACGGAGCTACAACAGGACAAAAGCCATCAGGAAAAAAATATGACAAAGCCTATAATGCATTCTTATTCAATGCCGAATATGTATATGATAAAAAATATTTTGTTCAGGGATCTTTACGAAGTGAGTCTTCATCGGCATTTGGTCTTAGCCAGAGAAATGGACTTTTTTATTCATACAGTGCCGGATGGAATATTCATAAAGAAAAATTTTTCCAGGTAAAGCAAATTAACGAATGGAAGCTAAGAGCCAGCAGAGGCCTTGTTGGAAATACCCCAAGCCCCAATTATGGGTGGCAGGATTTATATGCTTTAACCCAGGTGTATAACGGACAAATTGGGGCAACATGGAATCAATTGGGCAATAAAGATCTGACCTGGGAATCTATTTACCAGAATAATATTGGTACCGATATCAGAGCTTTTAACAACAGATTAAGCATCAATGTTGATTATTTCAATAATAAAACCAAAAACCTGTTGGTATTGGTCACCCTTCCATCATTAACAGGCGTTGACAGGCAATACCTGAATGTTGGAGATGTAAAGAATGAAGGATGGGAATTCAATTTCAATTATGCATTGATTAAATCCAAAGCGGTTAACTGGGATGTAGGTTTTAATATAAGCACCTACAAAAACAGGGTTCTTTCAACAAGAAATAACAGTACCCAGCTGCTGTCTAATAATCAGGTGGCCATAGTAGGCAATGACGTCACTTCTTTCTATATGAGGAAATGGATGGGCGTAAACCCTGATAACGGCGCAGCTCAATGGGAAGTGGTAAACGCTGACGGAAGTAAAAGCATTACCACGAATTACAATCAGGCCACCTTACAGATCGTAGGTGCGGCCACGCCGGATTATTATGGATCCTTCACGACCAACCTTAGTATCAATAATTTTTATCTTAACGCTAATATTTATTTCTCACAGGGAGGACAGATCTATAATTCTTACAGGGAATTATTTGATTCAGATGGTGCTTATCCGTATTATAATCAAATGGTGCTACAAAATGGCTGGAGCAGATGGGAAAAACCAGGAGATGTAGCAACACATCCTGTAGCCACTTTTAACAACAATACTTTAACCAATAAGCCTTCTTCACGTTATCTGGAAGATGCCAGCTATATGAAACTGAGATCTTTGAGACTGGGTTATAATTTTCCTCAATCTTTGACGGAAAAGCTACATGTAAGGTCTTTAAGTCTATATATAATGGGAGAAAATCTATTTACTATTACCAAGTTTTCAGGTGTTGATCCGGAAGTCGGCCCTTCTGATGCAGATAAGAGGGATGGCAATCCTTATTCGGGAAATGCGGGAGCTATTTATCCTATCCCAAGAAGATTTTCTTTAGGCCTTAATTTTTCTTTTTAA
- a CDS encoding ZIP family metal transporter — protein MAVLLLILSVISGVFLGKHFGKKEKLAKNLLILSAGFLITICLNEVFPQVYTSGESSSLGIFVIAGVLLQMILEALTKGFEHGHFHHHNEHNILPVALMVGLFVHAFIEGIPLANEEHEISPYLLGIVFHNLPISFILGAFLFNGKKDSKSSSYPSLLIVALFALASPMGMLLGNYFNPDLQPYFLAIVGGIFLHISSVIIFESNKNHNIDWMKIGLVIVGVLLALLMHVFHTHPSAHNH, from the coding sequence ATAGCAGTACTTTTACTGATTTTAAGTGTCATTTCCGGAGTCTTTCTGGGAAAGCATTTTGGTAAAAAAGAAAAGCTGGCTAAAAATCTACTGATATTAAGTGCCGGTTTTCTGATCACCATCTGCCTGAATGAAGTTTTCCCTCAGGTCTACACTTCCGGCGAAAGCAGTAGTCTGGGAATTTTTGTGATCGCAGGGGTTCTTTTACAAATGATTCTGGAAGCTTTGACCAAAGGTTTTGAACACGGACACTTTCATCATCATAATGAACACAATATTCTGCCGGTTGCTTTAATGGTGGGATTATTTGTTCATGCTTTTATCGAAGGAATTCCTTTGGCCAATGAAGAACATGAAATATCACCTTACCTTTTAGGAATTGTATTTCATAACCTGCCTATTTCATTTATTCTGGGAGCATTTTTATTCAATGGAAAGAAAGATTCCAAAAGTTCGTCCTATCCTTCTTTACTGATTGTAGCTTTATTTGCCCTGGCTTCTCCGATGGGAATGTTATTAGGTAATTACTTTAATCCGGATTTGCAGCCTTATTTCCTGGCTATTGTTGGAGGTATTTTCCTTCATATTTCATCAGTTATTATTTTTGAAAGCAATAAAAATCACAATATTGACTGGATGAAAATAGGATTGGTGATTGTTGGTGTTTTACTGGCTCTTTTAATGCATGTTTTCCATACTCATCCTTCTGCTCACAATCATTAA
- a CDS encoding class I SAM-dependent DNA methyltransferase, giving the protein MEWFESWFDTPYYHLLYSNRDYTEAENFITKLTADLQLPPQSKIIDLACGKGRHSVFLNKLGYDVLGLDLSRQSIESDKQYENQTLIFEVHDMRNPIDADPMDAVFNLFTSFGYFDNENDDKKVFQSVYNALKPGGFFVLDYLNEEYVRKNMVPETIITRGDIDFKILKKIEGRHVIKDIRFEADGKPFHFFEKVKLHTLEAINAYASECGFERIKIWGDYQLNEFTKETSPRCINLFKKK; this is encoded by the coding sequence ATGGAATGGTTTGAATCTTGGTTTGATACCCCTTATTATCATTTATTGTATAGCAACAGAGACTATACTGAAGCTGAAAACTTCATTACAAAGCTGACTGCGGACCTTCAGCTTCCACCTCAGTCAAAAATCATAGATCTTGCCTGTGGTAAGGGAAGACACTCTGTTTTTCTCAATAAATTAGGGTATGATGTACTAGGCCTTGACCTTTCAAGACAGAGTATTGAATCTGATAAACAATATGAAAATCAAACTTTGATTTTTGAAGTTCATGACATGAGAAACCCGATTGATGCAGATCCAATGGATGCCGTTTTCAATTTATTCACAAGTTTCGGGTATTTTGACAATGAAAATGATGATAAAAAAGTTTTTCAGTCGGTTTACAACGCTTTAAAACCTGGAGGATTCTTTGTCCTTGATTATCTGAATGAAGAATATGTAAGAAAAAACATGGTTCCTGAAACAATAATTACCCGTGGTGACATCGATTTCAAAATTCTGAAAAAGATTGAAGGAAGGCATGTTATTAAGGATATTCGCTTTGAAGCAGACGGGAAACCTTTTCATTTCTTCGAAAAAGTAAAACTCCACACGTTAGAAGCCATTAATGCCTATGCCTCAGAATGCGGTTTTGAAAGAATAAAAATCTGGGGAGATTATCAGCTGAACGAGTTTACAAAAGAAACTTCTCCACGTTGTATCAATTTATTTAAGAAAAAATAA
- a CDS encoding THUMP domain-containing class I SAM-dependent RNA methyltransferase produces the protein MDTENLQIQIKTFFGLEQILAEEIKKLGGRNVEIKNRAVNCEGDLGFLYKINYSARTALKILVPIHEFKAFNQHQFYDRLFKFDWAEFMDVDQSFSIDATVNSETFKHSQFVTLKMKDAIVDYFQDKFKRRPNVETRNPDIKFHLHIDRELVMISMDSSGDPLFKRGYRREQGEAPINEVLASGMLQLAGWDGKGNFLDPMCGSGTLLIEAAMIAMDLPAQIFRNRFGFQNWKNYDSDLFSKIKEFRVNRVRQFDGKIVGYDIDARMLNAARMNVEAAEMEDVIEIKKQDFFESKKELFPLLMVFNPPYDERISINDDDFYKKIGDTFKTHYPNTLAWLISSDLEAVKKIGLRPSRKIKLFNGKLETRFLQYEMYEGTKKVHKLEDKK, from the coding sequence ATGGATACAGAAAATTTACAAATACAGATAAAAACATTCTTCGGACTGGAGCAGATTCTGGCGGAAGAAATCAAGAAATTGGGTGGAAGAAATGTTGAAATTAAAAACAGGGCAGTCAATTGTGAAGGAGATCTTGGTTTTTTATACAAAATCAATTATTCTGCGAGAACGGCATTAAAAATTCTTGTTCCGATTCATGAGTTCAAGGCTTTTAATCAACATCAGTTTTATGACAGGTTGTTTAAGTTTGATTGGGCAGAATTCATGGATGTTGATCAGTCTTTCTCGATTGATGCTACTGTAAATTCTGAAACATTCAAACATTCTCAATTTGTTACGTTGAAAATGAAAGATGCGATCGTAGATTATTTTCAGGATAAGTTCAAAAGACGCCCGAATGTTGAAACGAGAAATCCTGATATCAAATTTCACCTTCATATCGACCGTGAATTGGTGATGATCTCAATGGATTCTTCCGGAGATCCTTTATTCAAAAGGGGATACAGAAGGGAGCAAGGTGAGGCTCCGATCAATGAAGTTCTTGCCAGTGGTATGCTTCAGTTAGCAGGTTGGGACGGAAAAGGTAATTTTCTTGATCCGATGTGCGGTTCCGGTACGTTGTTAATCGAGGCGGCAATGATCGCGATGGATCTTCCGGCTCAGATTTTCAGAAATCGATTCGGATTCCAGAACTGGAAAAATTATGATTCGGATTTGTTTTCAAAAATAAAAGAATTCAGAGTGAACAGAGTCAGACAGTTTGATGGGAAAATCGTTGGCTATGATATTGATGCAAGAATGTTGAACGCTGCGAGAATGAATGTGGAAGCCGCAGAAATGGAAGATGTTATTGAGATTAAAAAACAAGACTTCTTTGAGTCTAAAAAAGAACTTTTCCCATTATTAATGGTATTCAACCCTCCATATGATGAGAGAATTTCAATTAATGATGATGACTTCTACAAAAAAATAGGCGATACTTTTAAAACACATTATCCAAATACCTTAGCATGGCTGATTTCATCAGACCTGGAAGCGGTAAAGAAAATCGGTTTGCGTCCTTCAAGAAAAATCAAACTATTCAATGGAAAGCTGGAAACAAGATTCTTACAGTATGAAATGTATGAGGGAACGAAGAAAGTACATAAACTAGAAGATAAAAAGTAG
- a CDS encoding glycosyltransferase produces MKPSISIIVAIYNRKDELFELLTSLTQQTDKEFEMMIVDDGSVIDLKPTIRNFEGMLNIKYFRKDNSGPGLTRNYGAARAENNWLVFVDSDVIVEKDYIQNIKNDILTIPCDAFGGADKAHKGFNLMQKAISYSMTSVFTTGGIRGSKKAVSKFQPRSFNMGVKKSVFEKVGGFSEMRIGEDPDLSMTLWENGFTTAFFDDIAVYHKRRVDFGKFSKQVYQFGCARPILNQRHPNYVKISFAFPTLFMLGYMMGFLEYFMMGRGIILTFYGLYTVLVFFHALLLTKNISIAGMAVISTYIQMFSYGYGFLKSWILLNVARMKPEEAFPDHYYKK; encoded by the coding sequence TTGAAACCTAGTATTTCCATTATTGTTGCCATTTACAACCGAAAGGATGAACTTTTCGAGTTGCTGACCTCTCTTACCCAGCAGACAGATAAGGAGTTTGAGATGATGATCGTTGATGACGGTTCTGTTATCGATCTGAAGCCAACCATCAGGAATTTTGAAGGAATGCTAAATATTAAATATTTCAGGAAGGACAATTCCGGACCCGGGCTTACAAGAAATTATGGGGCAGCAAGAGCGGAAAATAACTGGCTGGTATTTGTAGACAGTGATGTGATTGTAGAGAAAGATTATATTCAAAATATTAAAAATGATATTCTGACAATCCCATGTGATGCGTTTGGTGGAGCAGATAAAGCTCATAAGGGTTTTAATCTGATGCAAAAAGCCATTTCGTATTCTATGACTTCTGTTTTTACTACCGGTGGAATTCGGGGAAGTAAGAAAGCGGTTTCAAAGTTTCAACCCAGAAGTTTTAATATGGGCGTGAAAAAATCGGTTTTTGAAAAAGTGGGAGGATTTTCAGAGATGAGAATAGGAGAAGATCCTGATTTATCAATGACTCTTTGGGAAAATGGCTTTACAACTGCTTTTTTTGATGATATTGCAGTGTATCACAAACGTAGAGTAGATTTTGGTAAATTCTCAAAGCAGGTATATCAGTTTGGTTGCGCAAGGCCTATTCTTAATCAGAGGCATCCGAATTACGTGAAAATTTCCTTTGCTTTTCCTACCTTATTCATGTTGGGATACATGATGGGCTTTTTAGAGTATTTTATGATGGGAAGAGGAATTATCCTTACTTTTTATGGGTTGTATACCGTACTGGTATTTTTCCACGCATTATTGCTGACTAAAAATATAAGCATTGCAGGTATGGCGGTTATTTCCACCTATATTCAGATGTTTTCGTACGGATATGGATTTTTAAAATCTTGGATATTACTGAATGTCGCAAGGATGAAACCTGAAGAGGCTTTCCCAGATCATTATTATAAGAAATAA
- a CDS encoding aminotransferase class I/II-fold pyridoxal phosphate-dependent enzyme: MENFNAANEIQDLQYFGEFGGVNPSISDSSTYTFLSAKTMFDTFEGNAEGCYLYSRHSSPMNLYLAQALAKMENTESANVTASGMGAITSVLMQVCKSGDHIISSRTIYGGTYAFLKNFLPQFNVATTFVDINNFDVVENAITPDTKVIYCESVSNPLLEVADLRRLSEICKKHNLKLIVDNTFSPLSISPTLFGADVVIHSLTKFINGSSDTVGGVYCASQAFIDDTKNVNSGACMLLGPTMDSLRSSSILKNLRTLHIRIKQHSHNAMYLAERFEKDGLKVSYPGLPSHKNHELMKSMLHEEYGFGGLLTLDAGTTEKANELMEMMQEENLGYLAVSLGFYKTLFSCSGKSTSSEIPEEEREAIGISDGLIRFSIGLDHDIKRTYQKMKECMLKTGVLNHENISIS, translated from the coding sequence ATGGAAAATTTTAATGCAGCCAATGAAATCCAGGATCTTCAGTATTTTGGTGAATTCGGAGGAGTAAATCCTTCTATTTCGGATAGTTCTACCTACACCTTCCTTTCAGCGAAGACCATGTTTGACACTTTTGAAGGAAATGCTGAGGGATGTTACTTATACTCCAGACATTCATCTCCCATGAATCTTTATCTGGCACAGGCATTGGCCAAAATGGAAAATACAGAATCGGCCAACGTTACCGCATCCGGAATGGGAGCCATCACTTCTGTTTTAATGCAGGTCTGCAAAAGCGGAGACCACATCATATCAAGCAGAACCATCTATGGAGGAACCTATGCTTTCCTTAAAAACTTTCTGCCTCAATTCAATGTAGCAACCACATTTGTTGACATTAATAATTTTGATGTTGTTGAAAATGCAATTACCCCCGATACAAAAGTAATCTACTGTGAAAGCGTAAGCAACCCGCTTCTTGAAGTGGCTGACCTTAGAAGACTGTCGGAAATTTGTAAAAAACATAATTTAAAACTGATTGTTGATAATACTTTTTCACCACTTTCAATTTCCCCAACACTATTTGGAGCAGATGTTGTTATTCACAGCTTAACTAAATTCATCAATGGAAGCAGTGATACTGTTGGTGGTGTATATTGTGCTTCACAGGCATTTATCGACGATACAAAAAATGTGAATTCCGGAGCCTGTATGCTTCTAGGTCCTACAATGGACAGCCTGAGATCTTCAAGTATTCTGAAAAACCTGAGAACACTTCATATCAGAATAAAACAGCATAGCCACAACGCTATGTATCTTGCTGAAAGATTTGAAAAAGACGGGTTAAAAGTATCCTACCCTGGTTTACCTTCTCACAAAAATCATGAATTGATGAAAAGTATGCTCCATGAAGAATATGGATTTGGAGGCCTGCTGACTTTAGATGCGGGAACTACAGAAAAAGCAAATGAACTGATGGAAATGATGCAGGAAGAAAATCTTGGATATTTGGCAGTAAGCTTAGGTTTCTATAAAACATTATTCTCATGCTCAGGAAAATCCACCTCATCTGAAATTCCTGAAGAAGAACGTGAAGCCATAGGTATTTCTGATGGATTGATCAGATTCTCTATAGGACTTGATCACGACATTAAGCGAACATACCAAAAAATGAAAGAATGCATGCTGAAAACAGGCGTTCTTAACCATGAAAACATTTCTATATCTTAA
- a CDS encoding Lrp/AsnC family transcriptional regulator encodes MELDEIDKKLLLFLQEDCKQTTKELSGKLGLSVTAVYERVKKLENSGVISKYVALLDKNKVDRNFIVLCHVKLTQHKKEFVLQFEKEVMNLQEVTECFHVSGDYDYILKIGVRNIEDYRNFMLTKLTTLQHIASTHSSFMISEVKNTTAIVL; translated from the coding sequence ATGGAACTTGACGAAATTGATAAAAAACTGCTCTTGTTTCTGCAGGAGGATTGTAAGCAAACCACCAAAGAGCTATCCGGAAAGCTTGGATTGTCGGTAACGGCAGTTTATGAGCGTGTTAAAAAACTGGAAAACTCCGGCGTTATTTCCAAATATGTAGCCTTATTGGATAAGAACAAAGTTGACCGTAATTTTATTGTGTTGTGTCATGTAAAATTAACCCAGCATAAAAAAGAATTTGTGTTGCAATTTGAAAAAGAAGTGATGAATCTTCAGGAAGTTACGGAATGTTTCCATGTAAGCGGAGATTATGATTATATCCTTAAAATCGGTGTAAGAAATATTGAAGATTACCGTAATTTTATGTTGACTAAACTCACCACATTGCAGCATATTGCCAGTACACACAGTTCTTTTATGATTTCCGAAGTGAAAAATACAACGGCAATAGTCCTGTAA